The sequence TCTGGTCGATGTTGACGTGCGAGGGGCGCGACGCCACGAAACCGATGATGTCGGCGACGTCGGCGGCTACCAGCGGAGTGATCCCCTCGTACACCTTGTCGGCGCGTTCCTTGTCGCCCTCGAACCGCACCAGCGAGAACTCCGTCTCCACGGCGCCCGGCGCAACCTCGGTGAGGCGAACAGGCTTGCCCAGCAACTCTCCACGCAGCGTCCGATGCAGCACGGCCTGTGCGTGTTTGGCCGAGGTGTAGCCCGCGCCGTTGTCGTAGGCCTCGAGCGCCGCCACCGACGTGATGGTGACGATCAGTCCGTTGCCCGAGTCGACGAGTTTGGGCAGGAGCGCCCTGGTCACCCGCAGGGTTCCCAGGACGTTCGTCTCCCACATCCAGCGCCAGTCGTCGAGGTCGGCGTCGAGGACCGGCGCCAGCCCCTTGGCCCCACCCGCGTTGTTCACCAGCACATCCACCCGGGGCAGGACTGCCGTGAAGGCGTCCACCGAGTCGTCGTCGGTGACGTCGAGCTCGAGCGCCGTACCCCCGATGTCCCCGGCGATCTTTTCCAGTCGATCCACCCGCCTCGCTCCGATGACCACATGAAAGCCCTGGTCAGCCAGTGTGCGGGCGGTGGCTTCGCCGATTCCGGAGCTCGCTCCGGTGACAACGGCGACGCGGGTGTCGGGTGAGATGATCATGCGGCCATGGTAGGGCTCGAGCCTTACCCGCGAACGGGCGCGGGCTCGTCGATGACCGAGTAGCTGCTCGCGTCGCCTGCGATGCTGCGGCTGCGTTCGCCGTGGATGTCGACGGGCACGTCCCCGGCCAGGGTGATGCGATTGAGCCGGCGGTACTGATCCCCGTAATCGGCGACGGCGTAGTGCTGCGTTGCGCGGTTGTCCCAGATGGCGACATCGCCCGGCTGCCAGTTCCACCGGGTCGTGTACTCGAGGGAGATGGCGTGATCCTGCAGAATCCGGAACAGCGCCTGTGATTGTGCAGAACTCAGGCCGACGAGATTCTTCACGAAATGGCCGAGCAGCAGGGTGCGTTCGCCGGTCTCCGGGTGCACCCGCACCACCGGGTGCACCGTCTCGAAGTAGGTGGACTGGAACTCGGCGCGGTACTCCTGCGTCTTCTCGTTCTGCGCCCGCTCCGCGCTCGTCGCGGCGTAGTCGTAGACGTTGGTGTGGGTGGCCCACAGGTTCTCGGCGAGAATCTTGAGCGGCTCCGGAAGCGCGTTGTAAGCCGCGACCCCGGACGCCCAGGTGGTGGAGCCTCCGTAGGTCGGAAGTTGCACGGCACGCAGAATCGACGCCTTCGGGATGCGGTCGACGAAGGTCACGTCCGTGTGCCAGCTGTTGGCCTTGCCGTAGTCGGAGTCGATGGGCAGCACCGTGGTTCCCCGCGAGGTGACGGTGGGGTGCGCGGTGGTGGGGGAGCCGAGCAGCTGTGCGAACTCGTACTGGGAATCGTCCGTCAGGTGCTGCTGTCCGCGGAAGAAGATCACTTTGTGGGTGAGCAGCGCCCGATGGATCAGCGACACCGTGGCGGGGTCGAGGTCGCCGCCGAGCCGAACACCGTCGATCCGGGCTCCGATGTGTTCGCCCAGTTGTACGACGCCGGCGGCGCCCGGAACGGCAGGGGAGTCGGCAACCTGATCGGGCGCGAAATCGATAGACATGATGGGCCTTTCGGGTATCGGAAGCGATGTGCAGTCCTGCAACCGAACCATCGGCGCGCCACCGCCGGAAGGTTTGGCGTCACTCTGATCGCAAGAGTCGCGGGGACCGTCGAATCGGCAGAGATTGGTGGAAGCGACCGAAGGTGCTATTTTTCTTGGCATGTCCTCAGGCCAGCCGACCGCTCCGCGGGTCACCTATGTGACTTCCGCGCTGGGATCGCGGCTGCCGTTGGCGCGGGAACTGTGTTGTCGCTGTTTCAGCGTCTCCAGCTGACCCGCGCAGTCTTCTCCTGATCAGCCGTCCGCGTCCCCGCAGGGACGACGCCGTGTTCGGACGAAGGTGCGCACCGCCTCCGTACGCAAGGACTACTTCGTGTCTACACCCACTCTTTCCAGTTCGAACCTGAGCGCCTCTCCCCGGTTCCAGCGTCCCTTGTCTCGTCCGCGCCTGACCATCGTTCCTCCCGAACTGCGGATCAGCGACGGTCCCGCCGCCGGTGTCCTTCGCGTGGCCCGTGCTCGCGGCCCCCTGTCGCGGGATGTGGCCGCCAAGGCGACCGGCCTCAGTATTGCGACCGTCAATCGTCAGGTATCGACGCTTCTCGATCTCGGGTTGCTCCGCGAGCGCGGCGATCTCACGCCCTCCGGTGCGATCGGTCGTCCCCGCGTCCCGTTCGAGGTGAACCACGAGCCGTATCTCACCGTGGGAATCCACATCGGCGCCGTGGTTACCAGCATCCTCGCGAGCGATCTGCGCGGAAAGGTGCTCGGGGCTGTGGAAGTTCCGACGCCGCGCGGTCCGTCCGCCGAGGCTCTGACCGGTATCGCCCGCAGCGCACGGGCTTTCGCGTCCCGCTGGCACCGGCGCAGTCCGCTGTGGGCGGGCGTCGCTCTCGGTGGACGCGTCGATGCGCAGACAGGTGTGGTCGATCATCCCCGGTTGGGGTGGAAATCGGCGCAGGTCGGAGCCATCATCGCCGCCGGGCTCGGATTGCCGGTGTCCGTCGCCGCCCACGTCGAAGCGATGGCCGCGTCGGAACTGTTACTGAGGTCGGACAGTGAGGATTTCGTGGCGCAGGGTGAAACGGGGCTGTACTTCTACGCGCGCGAAACCGCGGGAATTGCCATCACCATCGACGGCCGGGTGCACACGCCGTCGAGTGGGCCGGGTTCCATCGCGCACCTCCCCACCGGTTCCTCGGCGCAGTGCTCCTGCGGCTCGAGCGGATGCCTCGAAGCGACGATCAGCGATCGTGCAATTCTCGGTGCCGCAGTGTCGGCGGGCATCCTGCCGGAGTCGGCACGGCTGCCGTCGATGAGTGCGCTGTACAAGGCGGCGGCGGCCGGATCGGTTGTTGCGCACGATCTTCTGGTCGAGCGCGCTCTGGTGCTGGGCAAGGCGGTGGCCATGCTGCGGGACCTGTTCAATCCGGATCGGGTGATCCTCGGTGGTCAGGCCTTCACCGAGTATCCGGCCGGAATTCCGCACGTGGCCGAGGCGTTCGCTCGATCGTCGTCGTTGGAGCGCAAGGACATTCGCATCACGGGCTTCGGAAACCGGGTGCAGGAGTATGCGTCGACGGTGGTGTCATTGAGCGCTCTGTACTCGGACCCGGTCGGTGCGATGCGGCGTGTGTCTCTCCAGTAGGTGCGGATGGATCGGTCAGCCGCGTGCGTACTAGGCTGCGCTGCTGAACTTTCCGTCGGCAACGGGGCGGTCGGACAGCGGTCAGCTGAGGGGTGGCGCCGACGTGGCGTCCGGTGCGGCTCCCCGTCGCCGCAGTTCCTCGCGGGCGCGCTCGATGCCCCCGTGTTCGAGCGCTGCCAGAGGAGATTCGTCTGCCCACACGAGACGACCACGGCGACGGACGGTGACACTCATCGACCCGGCGAGATGTTCGAGGGCGCCCGCGATGTTGCGACGTTCCTCGGGCAGCGGTACCGGCAGCACGTGTGCGGAGCCGAGCGGGGAAGTGCCCTCGATCTCGACACTCCAGGTGCGGCTTCGTCCCCGCAGCGACCAGCGATCCTCGGTCACGTGTGCTCGTACCGGGGAGGTGACGGGGTTGCCGAGGCGGAACACGGTGCCGTCGGGCAGGGCGGCGACCACGGCGGTCACCTCGGTCCGCAGCGGGCCTGCGGAGATCTCGCCGCCCGCGAACGCCACGCACGCCTGGCGATCGGCGAATCCCTGAGCCTGCCCCCACCACCAGGAGTCGGGGAAACCGCCCTTCCCCCAGTTCTTCTCGGCGTACACCTGTGCGCCGCTGAGATCGATTTCGGTGTCGCCGAGCACCGCGGTGCCCTCGGCTCTGCCGCCGAGCAACCACGGATGCCAGTACTGGTTGAGCGCCGGAACGCTCTGGAAGACGCTGGATCCGCCGAAGCGGCGATGCGGCCATCCGACGCGATCGGTCACCCGGACGTCGAGTCGCGCATCCGGTCCGAGATCTACCTGGACGCGGTCGGCGGTGCCGCGGAACGCCCTGCCTGCGAACGCTCCCAGCCCAGCGGACTCCGCGTGTCCCTCCGGGTAGGCGTCGGTGCGCAGGAACCGATTGGGATGGGCGGCCAGGCCGAGCGTCGACCACTGACCGTCCGTAGCGCGGTTGATGCCGGCCAGCGCGATGACCACCTGGCCCGTGGCCGGCTGGGTGAACCGCCAGAAGTAACCCTCCATTGCGACGCCGTGCGTTGCGAGGAGGTTGCCGAACGGCAGGTCGGCTCCCGTGGCGCGGTAGGCGCGCAGCAACCAAGACATCGGATCAGCGCGCCGGTCGCAGGACCGTCTGAGGCTGGTGAGGAGATCAGCGGGTCCCATACCCGTGGATGCTAGGCGCGTAGTCCGGTCCCCGCAGGCAGTTCACGGGCCTCGAGTTCCTCAGAGCGGAAGCGACGATTCCGCGAGACCGTCCGGCGCCCCGCGGCGGCGGAACCACTCCTGGCCGAACACCGCACGGAGCTGCTCGTCCGGCATGGCGAGGAAGGGCCCGAAATCGCCGATCTGGGTGGCGTGCGCATGCATCGCCGCCCGCTTGACCTCGAGAACCCCGCTGACATCGACGACCGTGGTGATCTCCGACTCTGGTAGGCCGAAGCTGTCGAGGTCCGGCGGCTGCGCGTCCTCGGACCATTGGGGGTTGGCGGCCAGCAGACCCCGGATGTGGTCGCGGCTCACGGCAGCCTCGTACACGTGCGGCACACCGGACATCTCCGCGGCGCGGACTCCCACGTGGTGCACCTGGACGTGGTCGGGGTGCCCGTACCCGCCGTTGGGGTCGTAGATGGTGACGACGTCGGCGGCTTCCTCGACGAGTACGGCGGCCAGCCGGGCGGCCGCCTCCTCGACGTCGGCGTTGCAGAACGCAGCCGGGTTGTCGTTCTCCGGCGTGCCGGCCATCCCCGAGTCCGCGTAGTGGAGCATCACGACCCGCGCGGCGCCGAGGAGGGTGGTCGAGTGCTCGAGCTCGCGCCTGCGCCGTTCGGCGAGCGATTCGCCTTCGCTCAGGATCCCGTCGGGAACCTCGCCGAGCGCCCCGTCCGTGGCCGTGACGACGACCACGCGATGACCGGCGTCCGCGGCCTGCCGCATCACACCGCCGGTCGTGAACACTTCGTCGTCGGGATGGGCGTGGAAACACACCAGGACACTCATGAGGGCAATACTTGCACGCGCCCGACAGCGGCGGCGGCCCCCTAGGGTGGCCGCATGGCTATTCGTGAAACCTTGGGCGTCGACGGAACGCCGCTCGTCTACTCGGTCACCGGCGCCGAGGACGCGCGCCCCCTCGTCCTGCTGCACGGCTGGGCGCAGTCCTCGAAGTGCTGGGGCACCGAGGTGCTGGACGAACTGGCGGCCCGGTACCGGGTGATCGCTCCCGATCTACGCGGGCACGGGTATTCGGGCGTGCCCACCACCGGCTACGACGACTCCGCGGTCTGGGCCGGAGACGTGCGCGCGGTCCTTGCCGCCGAAGACGTCACGTCCGGGGCCGTCCTCCTCGGATGGTCGTACGGTGGGCTCGTCATCTGCGATTATCTCGCCACGCACGGGAGCGCCGCGGTCGACGGGGTGGTGCTCGTCGGTGCGATCACCAGCATCGGCCGGGGGGAGAAGGGCGGCAAAGTCGGCCCAGCGATGCGGGAAGCGGTTCCCGGCGCGATGTCGGAAGAGCCGCGCGTCGCCATTCGCGCGCTCGGCGCGTTCGGGACCGCCCTCACCGGCCCGCCCGAAGGAAAGGGTGCGCAGTCGCAGGCGCTGTTCGGCGCGAGCCTCAGCACCCCGCCACGGGTACGTGCGGCCCTCTTCGACCGCGCTGCGAGCCACGACGACCTGCTGCGGCGGCTCGACGTCCCTGTTCTGGTGATCCACGGCACCGAGGACTCCGTCGTGGACGTCGCGGCAGGCAGGCACGCCGCCGACCTCGTGCCGAACGCGCAGGCGTCGTTCTGGGACGGCTGCGACCACGGACCGTTCGTCGAGGATCCGGCCCGGTTCGTCAAAGAGATCGGCGAGTTCGTCGGCAACCTCGATTAGAAGCCCCGCCGAGCGAGGGGGCAGTATGGAGTTCGTGACGCCCATGTACAACGACCTCGGCGGGCTCGGCCGGGGTGCGCGCCCCCGCAGGGTGGCCGTGCTTTCGGTCCACACCTCACCGTTGGCGCAGCCGGGTACCGGCGATGCGGGCGGAATGAACGTGTACGTCCTGCAGACCGCCATGCAGATGGCCCGGCGCGGGGTCGAGGTGGAGATTTTCACCAGGGCCACGTCGTCCGCTGATCAGGCGGTGCAGGAGGCGGCACCCGGCGTGCTGGTCCGCAACGTGGTGGCCGGCCCGTTCGAGGGACTGGACAAGCAGGATCTGCCCACGCAGCTCTGCGCGTTCGTTGCGGGTGTTCTCCGCGAGGAGGCGCGCCACGAACCGGGCTACTACGACGTCGTGCACTCGCATTACTGGCTGTCCGGTCAGGTCGGCTGGCTCGCCCGCGACCGGTGGGGCGTGCCGCTCGTCCACACCGCGCACACGCTTGCCGCGGTGAAGAACGCGTCGCTCGCCGAGGGCGACACCCCCGAGCCTGCCGCTCGCCAGATCGGCGAACAGCAGGTCGTTGCCGAATCGGACCGTCTCGTCGCCAATACCGCCGAAGAATCCGAGCAACTGGTCCGGCATTACGGCGCCGACCCGAGCCGGATCGATGTCGTGGCCCCCGGCGCCGACCTCACGCGGTACCGGCCCGGCGACAAGGGTGCGGCACGGCGCGCGCTCGGCATCGACCCAAGCGAGACCGTGGTGACCTTCGTCGGCCGCATCCAGCCACTCAAGGCCCCCGATGTGCTGCTGAGTGCCGCCGCAGAACTCATCGCCCGCGATCCCGAGTCGAGCCTGCGGGTCCTCGTCGTCGGTGGTCCGTCCGGTACCGGGCTGGCCCGACCCCACGCACTG comes from Rhodococcus oxybenzonivorans and encodes:
- a CDS encoding SDR family NAD(P)-dependent oxidoreductase, which translates into the protein MIISPDTRVAVVTGASSGIGEATARTLADQGFHVVIGARRVDRLEKIAGDIGGTALELDVTDDDSVDAFTAVLPRVDVLVNNAGGAKGLAPVLDADLDDWRWMWETNVLGTLRVTRALLPKLVDSGNGLIVTITSVAALEAYDNGAGYTSAKHAQAVLHRTLRGELLGKPVRLTEVAPGAVETEFSLVRFEGDKERADKVYEGITPLVAADVADIIGFVASRPSHVNIDQIVVKPRDQASSGRFHRTT
- a CDS encoding TauD/TfdA dioxygenase family protein → MSIDFAPDQVADSPAVPGAAGVVQLGEHIGARIDGVRLGGDLDPATVSLIHRALLTHKVIFFRGQQHLTDDSQYEFAQLLGSPTTAHPTVTSRGTTVLPIDSDYGKANSWHTDVTFVDRIPKASILRAVQLPTYGGSTTWASGVAAYNALPEPLKILAENLWATHTNVYDYAATSAERAQNEKTQEYRAEFQSTYFETVHPVVRVHPETGERTLLLGHFVKNLVGLSSAQSQALFRILQDHAISLEYTTRWNWQPGDVAIWDNRATQHYAVADYGDQYRRLNRITLAGDVPVDIHGERSRSIAGDASSYSVIDEPAPVRG
- a CDS encoding ROK family transcriptional regulator, translated to MSTPTLSSSNLSASPRFQRPLSRPRLTIVPPELRISDGPAAGVLRVARARGPLSRDVAAKATGLSIATVNRQVSTLLDLGLLRERGDLTPSGAIGRPRVPFEVNHEPYLTVGIHIGAVVTSILASDLRGKVLGAVEVPTPRGPSAEALTGIARSARAFASRWHRRSPLWAGVALGGRVDAQTGVVDHPRLGWKSAQVGAIIAAGLGLPVSVAAHVEAMAASELLLRSDSEDFVAQGETGLYFYARETAGIAITIDGRVHTPSSGPGSIAHLPTGSSAQCSCGSSGCLEATISDRAILGAAVSAGILPESARLPSMSALYKAAAAGSVVAHDLLVERALVLGKAVAMLRDLFNPDRVILGGQAFTEYPAGIPHVAEAFARSSSLERKDIRITGFGNRVQEYASTVVSLSALYSDPVGAMRRVSLQ
- a CDS encoding tocopherol cyclase family protein, with the translated sequence MSWLLRAYRATGADLPFGNLLATHGVAMEGYFWRFTQPATGQVVIALAGINRATDGQWSTLGLAAHPNRFLRTDAYPEGHAESAGLGAFAGRAFRGTADRVQVDLGPDARLDVRVTDRVGWPHRRFGGSSVFQSVPALNQYWHPWLLGGRAEGTAVLGDTEIDLSGAQVYAEKNWGKGGFPDSWWWGQAQGFADRQACVAFAGGEISAGPLRTEVTAVVAALPDGTVFRLGNPVTSPVRAHVTEDRWSLRGRSRTWSVEIEGTSPLGSAHVLPVPLPEERRNIAGALEHLAGSMSVTVRRRGRLVWADESPLAALEHGGIERAREELRRRGAAPDATSAPPLS
- a CDS encoding PIG-L family deacetylase — encoded protein: MSVLVCFHAHPDDEVFTTGGVMRQAADAGHRVVVVTATDGALGEVPDGILSEGESLAERRRRELEHSTTLLGAARVVMLHYADSGMAGTPENDNPAAFCNADVEEAAARLAAVLVEEAADVVTIYDPNGGYGHPDHVQVHHVGVRAAEMSGVPHVYEAAVSRDHIRGLLAANPQWSEDAQPPDLDSFGLPESEITTVVDVSGVLEVKRAAMHAHATQIGDFGPFLAMPDEQLRAVFGQEWFRRRGAPDGLAESSLPL
- a CDS encoding alpha/beta fold hydrolase → MAIRETLGVDGTPLVYSVTGAEDARPLVLLHGWAQSSKCWGTEVLDELAARYRVIAPDLRGHGYSGVPTTGYDDSAVWAGDVRAVLAAEDVTSGAVLLGWSYGGLVICDYLATHGSAAVDGVVLVGAITSIGRGEKGGKVGPAMREAVPGAMSEEPRVAIRALGAFGTALTGPPEGKGAQSQALFGASLSTPPRVRAALFDRAASHDDLLRRLDVPVLVIHGTEDSVVDVAAGRHAADLVPNAQASFWDGCDHGPFVEDPARFVKEIGEFVGNLD
- the mshA gene encoding D-inositol-3-phosphate glycosyltransferase, whose protein sequence is MEFVTPMYNDLGGLGRGARPRRVAVLSVHTSPLAQPGTGDAGGMNVYVLQTAMQMARRGVEVEIFTRATSSADQAVQEAAPGVLVRNVVAGPFEGLDKQDLPTQLCAFVAGVLREEARHEPGYYDVVHSHYWLSGQVGWLARDRWGVPLVHTAHTLAAVKNASLAEGDTPEPAARQIGEQQVVAESDRLVANTAEESEQLVRHYGADPSRIDVVAPGADLTRYRPGDKGAARRALGIDPSETVVTFVGRIQPLKAPDVLLSAAAELIARDPESSLRVLVVGGPSGTGLARPHALIELASSLGIAAHVTFLPPQAPDRLADVYRASDLVAVPSYSESFGLVAIEAQACGTPVIAANVGGLGVAVRNGETGLLVDGHRTGDWATALHSLVSDPRRLAALAAEAPRHAENFSWEHTADGLLESYRKATVNYNYGIGPNEFSPRRGRGLWKLRRVGGVRA